A stretch of the Lolium perenne isolate Kyuss_39 chromosome 3, Kyuss_2.0, whole genome shotgun sequence genome encodes the following:
- the LOC139838376 gene encoding uncharacterized protein, with product MHVLADLTAWQVKADYRVISYSWHIGEFSQGASVHPPLWFSRRSPARQEADMLLHASHSSNDLPLLQNAAPAVPPPLPATPLWFQGTPDIDFQIIDDLANQGNFGFKMFDE from the exons ATGCATGTCCTGGCAGATTTAACAGCCTGGCAGGTGAAAGCCGATTACCGAGTCATCTCCTACAGCTGGCACATCGGCGAATTCAGCCAAGGAGCTTCGGTACATCCTCCTCTTTGGTTCTCGAGGCGTTCACCAGCGCGCCAGGAGGCCGACATGCTCCTCCACGCCAGCCACAGCAGCAACGACCTCCCACTGCTGCAGA ACGCAGCGCCGGCCGTCCCGCCGCCGCTTCCGGCGACGCCGCTCTGGTTCCAGGGCACCCCGGACATCGACTTCCAGATCATCGACGACCTCGCAAACCAGGGCAACTTCGGTTTCAAGATGTTCGACGAATGA
- the LOC139837809 gene encoding uncharacterized protein, producing the protein MLDGDAPPFGGLVRILLAGVRDEADDGVELALRDEVVRREARVNAELREDELELLVVESHPTQPRAPPPLSPNPTQPRAPPPSSPPAAVDLSPPAAQLRLTSDEVLKNGRVQAPPAAADGQAFCKAGRRGRPPVPGDRPSAGPPDPATAAVISLLLARIGPGDGGRPGSAGSDPTASAPSHDRRGATRSTPSTSADFPHDLAVTFPSSCLAVADHLPNALLLLLVGLAVSEGNQEEEALWPTSWRHSGGCVELGKFLAHLCRKFARCFPTHDLVETRLGVRVCCCYLPELLPAATFPCSCRRPPPQFKSYWKRRCGV; encoded by the exons ATGCTCGACGGCGATGCACCTCCATTCGGCGGCCTTGTCCGCATCCTGCTGGCTGGAGTGCGCGACGAGGCCGACGACGGTGTTGAGCTCGCGCTCCGCGATGAAGTCGTCCGGCGCGAGGCCCGCGTTAACGCCGAGCTGCGGGAGGACGAGCTTGAACTGCTCGTCGTCGAG TCCCACCCAACCCAGCCCCGCGCGCCGCCTCCTCTCTCACCCAACCCAACCCAACCCCGtgcgccgcctccttcctccccGCCGGCCGCCGTCGACCTCTCCCCGCCGGCCGCACAGCTCCGCCTCACCTCCGACGAGGTCCTGAAGAACGGGCGCGTCCAAGCGCCGCCCGCGGCTGCTGACGGCCAAGCTTTCTGCAAGgcgggccggcgaggccgcccccCCGTCCCCGGCGACCGTCCGTCGGCTGGGCCTCCAGATCCTGCGACCGCGGCCGTTATCAGCCTCCTGCTCGCGCGCATCGGACCTGGGGACGGCGGCCGTCCCGGTTCCGCCGGGTCGGATCCTACCGCATCAGCGCCAAGCCACGATAGAAGGGGAGCCACCAGGAGTACGCCGTCGACCTCGGCAGATTTTCCCCACGACCTAG CGGTCACATTTCCGAGCTCATGCCTGGCTGTCGCAGACCACCTCCCCAacgcgctgctgctgctgctggtg GGGTTGGCTGTGTCGGAGGGGAACCAGGAGGAGGAAGCATTGTGGCCAACATCATGGAGGCACTCAGGTGGCTGTGTGGAGCTGGGGAAGTTTCTAGCTCATCTCTGTCGCAAGTTCGCTCGCTGCTTCCCCACGCACGACCTAG TTGAGACAAGGCTGGGTGTTCGTGTCTGCTGTTGCTACCTACCGGAGCTGCTGCCAGCAGCCACATTTCCGTGCTCCTGTCGCCGACCACCTCCCCA GTTCAAATCATACTGGAAGAGGAGATGCGGGGTGTGA